The Procambarus clarkii isolate CNS0578487 chromosome 24, FALCON_Pclarkii_2.0, whole genome shotgun sequence genome includes a region encoding these proteins:
- the LOC138368130 gene encoding uncharacterized protein, giving the protein MGGASCGDTVRRMMRRIGTYGVWSQYSLVGHKRKRVFKTLDICNVIIKACINTHTNATERDVETSIADMLKNAPNKHGGNRYKGGEARIHVHHIAESDMTNNENSGEPGAWHTAESSLMSI; this is encoded by the exons atgggcggtgcaagctgtggagacacagtgagacgaatgatgaggaggatagggacctatggggtctggtctcagtattcactcgttgggcacaagaggaaacgtgtcttcaaaaccttggatatttgtaatgtaataataa aagcctgtatcaacacccacactaatgcaactgaaagagatgttgagacaagtattgctgatatgttgaagaacgccccaaacaaacacggtggaaacagatacaag ggtggtgaagcaagaatacatgtgcatcacatagcagagtcggatatgacgaataatgaaaacagcggagagcctggtgcatggcataccgctgaatcttctctaatgtctatatag